One Antarctobacter heliothermus DNA segment encodes these proteins:
- a CDS encoding thiol-disulfide oxidoreductase DCC family protein codes for MSAKDIYAAFASCARQSRSLGGVAPVVYLSPMHEKTTVIYNDTCPICSREVDGYRRMTAQDGLDVAFCGLSDGTQAEHGLTKDAAARRFHVIQNGVLLSGMPAFAALWQEMPRLRWLAWLVRRPGLRQLTGVLYDHAMAPLLYRMHLRRQRRQESVSDPAAPR; via the coding sequence ATGAGTGCTAAAGATATCTATGCCGCATTCGCGTCCTGCGCCAGACAGTCGCGTTCACTTGGCGGTGTTGCGCCGGTGGTCTATCTTTCACCCATGCATGAAAAAACGACGGTCATCTACAACGACACTTGCCCGATCTGTTCGCGTGAGGTGGACGGCTATCGCCGCATGACCGCGCAGGACGGGCTGGATGTCGCCTTTTGCGGCTTGTCCGATGGCACGCAGGCGGAGCACGGGCTGACCAAGGACGCCGCCGCGCGGCGCTTTCATGTGATCCAGAACGGCGTGCTCCTCAGCGGGATGCCCGCGTTTGCCGCGCTTTGGCAGGAAATGCCGCGCTTGCGCTGGCTGGCGTGGCTGGTCCGGCGTCCGGGTCTGCGGCAATTGACCGGGGTCTTGTACGATCACGCCATGGCGCCGCTGCTCTACCGAATGCACCTGCGTCGTCAACGCCGCCAAGAATCGGTTTCCGACCCCGCCGCTCCGCGATAG
- a CDS encoding DUF6455 family protein: MTLTLGDPARHFFMTRSVARVMGLNLNDAMKTGSLAPDTYAGMVTRCRGCALVTACERWLASQTNLTPTPPPGCCNSTILSNLRRRA; the protein is encoded by the coding sequence ATGACCCTGACGCTTGGCGATCCCGCCCGGCATTTCTTTATGACGCGAAGCGTGGCGCGCGTCATGGGACTGAACCTGAACGACGCGATGAAGACAGGCAGCCTTGCGCCCGACACCTATGCCGGAATGGTCACCCGCTGCCGGGGATGCGCGTTGGTCACGGCTTGCGAACGCTGGCTGGCCAGTCAGACCAACCTGACCCCGACGCCGCCACCCGGTTGCTGCAACAGCACGATTTTGTCCAACCTACGGCGCCGCGCCTAG
- a CDS encoding complex I NDUFA9 subunit family protein encodes MSKLVTIYGGSGFVGRYIARRMAKEGWRVRVAVRRPNEAIFVRPYGVVGQVEPVFCNIRDDDSVRRVMQGADAVVNCVGTFDKGGKNNFDAVQNEGAERIARLAMEEGVAQLVHLSAIGADQEGDSLYAKSKGLGEEGVLKHFPQAVILRPSVIFGPEDQFFNRFAGMTRFGPILPVVGGGTRFQPVYVDDVAQAAVKGAQGTAQPGIYELGGPDVMTFSDLMRLMLTVIRRRRLIVNIPFFAASIIGSVSDLVQSLSLGLIPAQITADQVRTLRHDNVVTGEAKGFADLDIVPDAVGAVLPDYLWRFRPSGQYLAIKESAQNLRPH; translated from the coding sequence ATGTCCAAACTCGTCACCATATATGGCGGCTCGGGATTCGTCGGGCGTTACATCGCCCGCCGCATGGCCAAGGAGGGCTGGCGCGTGCGCGTTGCCGTCCGGCGGCCCAATGAGGCGATCTTTGTGCGCCCTTATGGCGTTGTCGGTCAGGTAGAGCCTGTGTTCTGCAACATCCGCGACGATGACAGTGTCCGTCGCGTGATGCAGGGCGCAGATGCGGTCGTGAACTGCGTTGGCACCTTCGACAAGGGCGGCAAGAACAACTTTGACGCGGTCCAGAACGAGGGGGCGGAACGAATCGCGCGCCTGGCAATGGAAGAAGGCGTGGCACAGTTGGTGCATCTTTCGGCCATCGGTGCGGATCAGGAAGGCGATAGCCTTTATGCCAAGAGCAAGGGATTGGGCGAAGAGGGGGTTCTGAAACACTTCCCGCAGGCCGTGATCCTGCGTCCTTCGGTGATCTTCGGACCAGAGGACCAGTTCTTTAACCGCTTCGCCGGCATGACCCGCTTTGGTCCGATCCTGCCGGTTGTCGGCGGGGGCACCCGGTTCCAGCCGGTCTATGTGGATGACGTCGCGCAGGCCGCTGTCAAAGGCGCGCAGGGAACGGCACAGCCGGGTATCTACGAACTGGGCGGCCCGGATGTCATGACGTTCAGCGACCTGATGCGGCTGATGCTGACCGTGATTCGCCGCCGCCGTCTGATCGTGAACATCCCCTTCTTTGCCGCGTCGATCATTGGTTCGGTGTCGGACCTTGTGCAAAGCCTCTCGCTGGGTCTGATTCCGGCGCAGATCACCGCCGATCAGGTCCGTACCCTGCGCCATGACAATGTGGTGACGGGAGAGGCCAAAGGCTTTGCTGATCTGGATATCGTGCCCGATGCTGTCGGGGCGGTGCTCCCGGACTATCTGTGGCGGTTCCGTCCGTCCGGTCAGTATCTGGCGATCAAGGAATCTGCGCAGAACCTGCGCCCGCACTGA
- a CDS encoding M48 family metallopeptidase, whose translation MYRLPLIIVCALLSACAPMSLPTPAPSLVGGSEAQVRANQAARQFVEVVETVEPLAERECRKRTSGLNCDFQIVVDDRADLAPNAFQTVDRYGRPILAFNIGMINSVRNADELAFVMGHEAAHHILDHLAKTRESATIGAVVFAGIAAISGAEAEAVRNAEQLGAAVGARTYSKEFELEADQLGTIIAYRAGYDPVNGAKFFARIPDPGNRFLGSHPPNAARMQIVRDTAAALAGQ comes from the coding sequence ATGTACCGTCTGCCCCTGATCATCGTCTGTGCGCTGCTGTCGGCCTGCGCGCCGATGTCCCTGCCCACTCCCGCGCCCTCGTTGGTGGGCGGGTCCGAGGCGCAGGTGCGCGCCAACCAGGCCGCGCGGCAGTTTGTCGAAGTGGTCGAGACCGTCGAGCCGCTGGCCGAGCGAGAATGCCGCAAGCGGACGAGCGGATTGAATTGCGATTTCCAAATCGTCGTGGATGACCGGGCAGACCTAGCGCCCAACGCCTTTCAGACGGTGGACCGGTACGGGCGGCCTATTCTGGCGTTCAATATCGGCATGATCAATTCCGTGCGCAACGCGGATGAACTGGCCTTTGTGATGGGGCATGAGGCGGCGCACCACATTCTGGATCATCTGGCCAAGACCCGCGAAAGCGCCACCATCGGCGCAGTGGTCTTTGCCGGGATTGCCGCCATCAGCGGAGCCGAGGCAGAGGCGGTGCGCAACGCCGAACAACTGGGCGCCGCCGTGGGCGCGCGCACCTATTCCAAGGAATTCGAGTTGGAGGCGGATCAGCTGGGCACGATCATCGCCTATCGCGCCGGCTATGATCCGGTGAACGGGGCCAAGTTCTTTGCCCGCATCCCCGATCCGGGCAACAGGTTTCTGGGCAGCCATCCGCCCAATGCCGCCCGCATGCAGATCGTGCGCGACACCGCTGCGGCGCTTGCCGGGCAGTAG
- a CDS encoding DUF6455 family protein: protein MQSQTTLKRHAALVDNMAQAYGVDLEEQMLRGKLSMSDLEDAVLGCTACKSVEKCEHWLEAQTATATDTPAYCRNATLFRALKQD, encoded by the coding sequence ATGCAAAGTCAGACCACGCTCAAACGGCACGCCGCGCTTGTCGACAACATGGCACAGGCGTACGGCGTCGATCTTGAGGAACAGATGCTGCGCGGCAAGCTGTCGATGTCAGACCTTGAGGACGCGGTACTGGGGTGTACGGCATGTAAATCTGTCGAAAAATGCGAACATTGGCTGGAGGCGCAGACGGCAACGGCGACGGACACCCCCGCGTATTGCCGCAACGCCACGCTGTTTCGCGCCCTGAAACAGGACTGA
- a CDS encoding DUF6455 family protein: MSNPQPLGDETTHYWRVQRMAKATGVDLVRAVNEGLLSQADWAGLVSRCRGCSWAEGCGHWLDSPGGDTRSLPSPCVNRKRLAALKAATQDTAP, encoded by the coding sequence ATGAGCAACCCGCAGCCTCTTGGCGATGAGACGACCCACTATTGGCGTGTTCAGCGGATGGCCAAAGCCACCGGCGTCGATCTGGTGCGCGCCGTCAATGAGGGCCTGCTGAGTCAGGCCGACTGGGCGGGACTGGTGAGCCGTTGTCGGGGATGCAGTTGGGCCGAGGGATGCGGTCATTGGCTGGATAGCCCCGGGGGCGACACTCGCTCCCTGCCCTCCCCCTGCGTGAACCGCAAGCGCCTTGCCGCATTGAAGGCCGCGACGCAAGACACGGCACCCTAG
- a CDS encoding DUF167 domain-containing protein, whose translation MKLPDLSDLAIPGTTLAVRVTPKAARNAVLRDETGLRVTVTTVPEGGKANAAVIKLLAKALGVPKSRLELLRGETSRDKLFRIAD comes from the coding sequence ATGAAACTGCCCGATCTGAGCGACCTTGCCATCCCCGGAACAACATTGGCCGTGCGCGTCACGCCCAAGGCCGCGCGCAACGCGGTCCTGCGGGACGAGACCGGGCTGCGTGTGACCGTGACCACCGTGCCCGAGGGCGGCAAGGCCAACGCGGCGGTGATCAAGCTGCTGGCCAAGGCATTGGGCGTGCCCAAGTCGCGGCTGGAACTGCTGCGCGGCGAGACCTCGCGCGACAAGCTGTTCCGGATCGCGGACTAA
- a CDS encoding tyrosine-type recombinase/integrase translates to MALTDLKIKKAKTAEKPYKLYDSLGLFVLVNPNGSKLWRQKYTFRGKERLLAHGSYPDVSLREARAKRDAIRVQLAEGTDPTVQKRLDEIEAETKARTTFLLVAEEYLQQAEDRELAEITLKKKRWHIHTLAEALHDRPIAEITSAEILHLLKKVEHSGRRETAKKLRGTLSGVFRLAIVTLRAETDPTNAVKEALLPVKVTNRAAITDETAFGQFLRDLEEYTGAGVIKDALMFQILTMTRPGEVRGARKQEIDRDKRMWTIPSERTKMRREHIVPLSEPAMAIVERNWPIIDGVELMFPSIHSNRKWLSEDAFNSTLRRMGYTKDEVTAHGFRATASTILNNRSYDPDVIEAALAHQDKNAIRRTYNRATYWEQRVELMREWADLFETFKITDV, encoded by the coding sequence GTGGCGCTCACTGACCTCAAAATCAAGAAGGCAAAGACGGCGGAGAAACCGTACAAGCTCTACGATTCCCTCGGCCTATTCGTCTTGGTGAACCCAAACGGCTCCAAGCTCTGGCGGCAGAAGTACACGTTCCGAGGCAAGGAGCGATTGCTGGCGCACGGATCGTACCCCGACGTGTCGCTGCGAGAAGCCAGAGCGAAACGTGACGCCATCCGCGTGCAGCTGGCGGAAGGTACTGATCCGACCGTGCAGAAGCGTCTGGATGAGATCGAGGCGGAGACAAAAGCCCGGACCACCTTCCTTCTCGTTGCTGAAGAGTACCTGCAGCAAGCTGAAGACCGTGAACTCGCCGAGATCACGCTCAAGAAGAAGCGGTGGCACATCCATACACTGGCCGAGGCACTGCATGACCGACCGATTGCCGAGATCACCTCGGCAGAGATCCTGCACCTCCTGAAAAAGGTCGAACACAGCGGACGGCGCGAGACCGCGAAAAAGCTGCGCGGCACACTCTCTGGTGTCTTCCGTCTAGCAATCGTCACGCTGCGGGCCGAGACCGACCCGACCAACGCGGTGAAGGAAGCCTTGCTGCCGGTTAAGGTGACCAATCGCGCCGCCATCACCGACGAGACAGCCTTCGGCCAGTTCCTGCGCGACCTTGAGGAATACACCGGTGCTGGCGTGATCAAAGATGCCCTCATGTTCCAGATCCTCACCATGACGCGCCCAGGAGAAGTGCGGGGCGCCAGGAAGCAGGAAATCGACCGAGACAAGCGAATGTGGACGATCCCGTCCGAGCGCACCAAGATGCGTCGTGAACACATTGTGCCGCTCTCAGAACCAGCCATGGCCATTGTGGAGCGGAACTGGCCGATAATCGACGGTGTTGAGTTGATGTTCCCGTCGATCCATTCCAACCGGAAGTGGCTGTCTGAGGATGCATTCAACTCTACGCTGCGCCGGATGGGATACACGAAAGACGAGGTGACCGCCCACGGCTTCCGCGCTACGGCCAGCACGATCCTCAACAACCGGAGCTATGACCCGGATGTGATCGAGGCAGCGCTGGCCCACCAGGACAAGAACGCGATCCGTCGAACGTACAATCGAGCGACGTATTGGGAGCAGCGGGTGGAGTTGATGCGGGAGTGGGCGGATCTTTTCGAAACTTTCAAAATCACGGATGTCTAA